A window of Rosa rugosa chromosome 7, drRosRugo1.1, whole genome shotgun sequence genomic DNA:
GTCTACTGATATCAACTCTGCATCAGCTCGATCTATCCATATGCTTCTTGTGAATGTTGTTGCCTTCTCTCCAGCACCTTCATACTTCTTATGCCTAGGTATTATGCGGACAAATGGCTTTTCAGGGCCATTAGAGAGGGTCAACAACACTCGTCCCTCTTCAATGACGGCAGTATGTCTTGGGCATACAGGATCAATAATCTTCTTGTTAATTGTCCACAGTTTGTCCCATTCCATAAGATTCAGATTCTTTGAAGCCCCCTAAATCATGCAAACATAAAAAATCAGTTACTAAATTCAACTTATCTGAAAGTCTCTGACTTGTAAAAATAAACTAGTATAAGTATGAAACAGAGGACATAGGAAGCATTGGGCAGGTTTCATGACCAAATGGTGCTTTCCATTACGTCATCCAACCATGGTTTTGTTCATATACTTGGCATCTAGCAGTTAAGGTTTTGTAAGATACTGAGATAGACATAAATCAAAATACTGTCGTTAACCATGGTATGACAGACTAGTGCCTGACCTGCTCAAGAATGAACTGTATCAATGCTTCAACTTTGAGACCTCTACGCACAATTCCTTGAACAGTTGGAAATCGAGGATCATCCCATCCGTTGACCTTCTCATTTTGAACAAACCACAAAAGCTTGCGCTTGCTGAGGAGTGTATAGACCATGTTCAACCTACTGAACTCATACAGATGCACTCTTCTCAGTCCCATATCATCTTGAATCCGATAGTACTGGGCGTTGCGATCATGATACTCACTGGATCGAAGTGCATGAGTTATACCTTCAATGGAATCAACAAATGGACAAGCAAAATCATAAGTTGGGTAGACCTTGTACTTGGACCCTATCTCTTTCCTATGATGTGGCATTGGATTGCAACGATAATAAACTGGATCTCTGAGTGATTTATTTGGGTCCTGCATATCCAGCTTCCCTCTAACACAACACTGCAGACCCCTCTCTGAACCTGCAATCATCTCCTCCCacaatttctcattttcctcTATGCTGTGGTTTCTACACTTTGACTCAATCCCATCCATTCGTTGTTTTTGCATCTCCTCTCTAGGTGTATCATCGACATATGCTTTACCTTCTTTAATCAGCTTCTTGGCCATTTCCATCAACTCAGGGAAGTAATTTGAAGTATGGGTAACCGTCTCATACTTGATGCCCAAAGTCTCaatatccttgagaagattaTCCACAAACTCGTTGCTTTCTTTAGCAGGATTTGTATCATCAAACCGCACAATAACCTGACCTTGATACCGCTGAGCAAAATACTGATTCAACAACGCAGCTTTCGAGTGCCCAATGTGAAGATAACCACTCGGCTCCGGCGCAAACCTCAACTTCACCTTACCAACCTCAGCCTCCGGAAGATCCACCTCAAATGTTCCCCTGTTGGTTCCTGCTTTCACTACATCTCCATTTACGCCCTTCGACTGCTGACTGGCCGGGTTCTCTTTCGATTTCGCTGAGCCTTTCTTGCCAACATATGCACCTGTCACTTGATTCAATGCATCACCATGTTCCGCCAATATCGAACCATACCACCGAGTAAGATTTTGATATTTCTTTGACTTCCTCAAACTCTCCCATCTAAGCCCAGCTCCTGCCAAGCATAGAGTTATAACTACCAACCATACAAATCTCTAGCATTCCTATCAATCATCCAATCAAGAATGTACCTTGAGACTATGTCCTAGCTACTAAAGTGAACGAAAGCAAAGCTACTAACCTGCAAGGCCTGACCAGATTGCGATATCGGCGATCGAAAACGAATGATCAACCAAGAAGGTTCTGCTTCCCAAATACTCATCTAAATGCTTGCAGGCATCCTCGAAAGCAGAGCCGACTGAAAGCACCGGAGCGAACTCAAGCCACTCAACAATCTGAGCATCTTGAAACGCATCGCCGCCGCACAGATTCGAAACACGACCGAAATAACGAAGAAGCGCAGAGACGCCGCGCAGGTTTCGCCTACAAATCCAAGCAAATcgcaaaaattgaaaaaccttGAAGACAGAAACTAAACGAAAAGCAAACGGAACACGTCATGGTCAGGGCTTAGGGCTTACCCGTCGGAGAAGTGAAGAACCGGAGGAGAATCGGGGGCGAGAGAGGCGTCGGTGGGGAGCGAAATCCCGGCGAGCTTGGCCGCCGCGAGTACTGAAAGCGGAGGGTTGTCGGCGGGGAAAGAAAGCGACTTGAGCTCCATCGGAAATCGAAGCCTTCAGATTTTGGTAGTGCGAGGTGCTTGGTTTGGGACTGGTTTATATAGAATCGAAGacggtcttcttcttcttctaagttCACTGATTCTTTCTATATTGTGGGTGGGAGTCAGCTTCTATGGATGTTAATATGGGCCGAACCCTAAGCTAAGACGTGCGGGCCTGGATAATTCGACCCGGGGTGATGAAGGCCCAATTTTTATTATTGGAAAATGGAAAGAAGTGGAGTCCTGGGCACAATAGGCAAACCTTACTTGGGTTTGGAGTAGCCGAAATTGAACATCTGATactttttgttcttttaatggGATAATATATAGTCGGTTTGAATCAATTATTTGTAGATGAAAATGCGAATTTTTTGTGCAAGAGTTGTCTAGGGGCGTACAATCATTTTACATGAAATGCAAGAAATAATTTTACTCAATTTAATTCTGTTATAAAATAAGGGATGAGATAACTTACTTGCTAGAAAGTTAAGAATAGAAAGAGAGGAAAATAGATGGGGAAAAAAGATGTGTCTTCTCATTCtcattaatttattttaaatagGGATAAAGATACTTGATGATCACACTAACTTGGTGATCACTCCCAAATTTACTTGGGGAGTTGGTGACCACTATCAAGGTTTCTTGGTGATCAATCTCAAATTTTCTCAATTTACATAATGAACTCTAACTAATGAGTATTACATATTTACTCAAAATAATTACGTGGACAACTACATAATTGTAGTATTTACAACAAATTCAAATTTACCTATTTTGATGCATGACTATAATCGTCAGTACTTAATCAATCTCCCATGGATGTCTATAATTGTTTACAGCAAATGAAGCTTTGGAATaaagtttctcaaaaaaaaaaaaaaagggggggggggggggggggggggggttggttACATCTGATCGATTTCCCTCTCCTTCTCACAATATGAATGTAAGCTGGAAGAGAGACTCATATCATTACCCGACTCGTAACAATAACATTTggcatttgatttgattttgttaggtGGCTACAGCAGATCTTAACAAATGTTCAAGTTCAACCAAGTATGCGGAAACAATGGGAGCTACAAGAATTGTAAATGCTGAAACCGATTGAGAGACTCCAAGTATGAGGAAATATGAAAGTGATGATAGATTGCAATCTAGAGATAAAAAGAGTTGAAGAAGAGTGAAGGTTAAAAATCCAAATAGGAAGATTTGGCACCATAAGCTGCAGATTTATTGGGGGATTGATTGTATTATGGTATCTTTATTTTTCACCTTTCATCATTGCCTATTTTTccagacaattttttttttcaatgttaTAAACACAAACCATTGCAATTAATTTActataagaaacaaaaattacaatggGAAAATCATCACACTTCCATGTGATTCCATAAGCTAAAGTTCATGAACTTccaaagtattttttttttgaaaagtgaatTCATTGAATCAAATGCCAAATGTTATTGTTACGAGTCGGGTAATGATATGAGCTAAGCTACAAAGGCACAAACGGCTTGAAGCTAGAGCTAAGCTAGAACAAACCAGAAGGTGTCCTACACCAACAGGTAGTTCATGTACAATAAAATACAGCTCTAAAGCACTTATAGAGAAACTAACAGAAAACTGAAGATAAATTCTcagcctcctcaagataattaccaacaatgagACCATTGCCATGACCTTGAGGTTTGGAAACCAAACCATTAGAATCTGTAAATCGGGCATGCAAGAGATCGATAGATGACTCGAAACTATGTTCACCCCAGCACAATTAACACTGCTCGCCagacacgcaattgtggtactcacagctTGATTATACATAAATCTTTTATAGAATATAGCAATGAGCAATCTGCCTGCACGTAAGCACAACACACTCGAAATAATAAGAACACATTGGAGCAAACAAGTACCCAAAACACCTCCTAGGTCCCAAATCCAAATATGTGGAGAACTCAAGCCCAACCACTGGGCTCTGTCTTGGGCCCAAAGCCAGCCCAGCCCCCAAGCCCACGACCTTAAACTGGGCACCTAGAAATCTGATATGGGCACCCAATCAAGGCAGGACCAGGTGCCGAAACGGAGAACCGGTACCACCGCTGCCCCTTGTTGCACCTCCGATCGCCGCACGCCTGGAATCAGCACGCCCTGCAATGCCTCCATCCCAGATCGTGCCATCACAGACAAACGATCCAGATGATGACATCCTCGGCCATATAATATGACCGTCCTCGTCACCGTGCCGACGTCCGGTGGTCTACCCCATCGCCATACTAGCTGATCAGCCAAAAAAACCATAAATCCCCGTCTGTTAGACCAAATGCAGCACCGATCTGAGGTCGAAAACGAACATCAACTCAGGTCTTCTCCACACCGGCCAACGCTGAAGAGAAACACGAGCAAAGAAACTGCCAGTTCCCTCATCGCCACACTCCACGACGAATAGCCTCGCCACTGCTAAGCGATCGGAGGATCCTCGGAAGAATCCCCGCCGCTCTCTGCTCCGCTCAAACCCTAGGGTTTACTTTTTCAGAACTGTTCTTTTTTTAACATGAACTTCCAAAATATTTGCATATTATGGATATGTATAATTACTCAATTTCAACAATTTTAATCTACTAAAGTCAACACTTAATAAAATCGACACTACGTATGTGTTAAAATAACAaacatgataaaaaaaaaaaaagatagctccacacataatgagttaagtgatattacAAATGAATTTCATCCTTGATTTAACTGGGCGAACTACGATTTCACCAACAATATTTATTATCAGCATAGGCATTCTCTGTTTTGATCTTTGTCTCCTCCAACATATCTAACATTTTATCAACATAAGCATTACAATATATTAGTGAGAAGAACCACTACAaccaaaaatataaattaataaaagatgACATTTGAACAAAAAATGTACCACTTTTTCCATGCTGCTTAAGCGATCACCTAACTGAAATCTTttaactagggctgggcacccAAAATCGAAAGCCCGATACCGTACCGAAACCGTCCCGAAAAGTGTCGGGACGGGCCGGGattaaaatcagaaattttctatttgggcccgtcccgtcccgttcCGATAGAAACGGGCCCGGGATCGGTACCAGCCCAATAAATCCTGCTAgggcccgtcccgtcccgttttAACCTAAAATGCTAACTAATCCCCAATTCTGTTCAGTCTTGATCTCTTCTGAGTCTCTCCTCCACTCACTCTCcagttcttcacttcttcttttgCTCTCTCAGATCATTCACAGACGAGGCTATCAGCCTCGCCATGTCGCCGCCATCTCCATCGTCGGGTAACCTCAACAAACTCTCTCCTCTTCACGTCAGTCGATCCTCACTATAAAGCACAGACACACACAGCAGCGATAGTCTTAgaccctcctcctctctctctctctctgctgccTAACCATGAACCCAACCATAACTTTCCGCTCAGCTCGCCAGCGCCGGACTCGACCCGGACCCATCATCAAGTATTGTTCTTTCTCTCGTTTCGATATAAATTTCATGTCTTTGTTTCGATCTGATTGAGCTGAAAGGGTGGTTGGTGATCTGATCAGCGATTTGATCCGGATCAAGGTGGTGCCTCCGCCTCAGCGATCTGATCCGGCTTCCGATTTGGAAAGGCAGCAATGTAAGTTTCTGTTctgattttttaatttttcgtCTGCAGCCTCGCCTTGAAATTACACCACAGACGATTTTGTGATTCAGTTTTTGgtgttttgcaatatgatattaTGTTTATGCATTTTGGGATTTTAGGGACATATTGCTGGGACTGATGAAACGATTGGTGAAGAGGCATGCTTCGAATTTGAAGGTTCTGACTACGGCAACTCTTGATGGTGATAAAGTATCACAGTTCTTGATTATAGGAGGAGAAAACCCAGAACTCCATAAGTGTTGTTTGCAACTtcgattagattttttttttttttttcgggacTGTCCCGGATTGGGCCCGGTCCCGGCCCGATACCGATCGGGTTCGGGCCCTTCGGGATCAATTCTCAAAATGGCCTAAACCGTCCCGGCCCGTACCGAACTTTATTTCCGGGACGGGCTTCGGGATTACCACAATTTCAGcccgtcccggcccgtgcccagccctacttttaacaattacatgcatattgTACCACTTTTATTGAGAACTTAAACATGTAATTGCTCTGTTAACAACATTATGAATGTGAAATCTGACATGCGACGTGCATTTCAGAACCATTTAACAGCTTAAGCAAGATTAGTGTGATATTGAATCATAGTTGGTCATATTTGACATATAGAAGCGCATATTAATAACTTGCATATCCCACACTAAACATGGTTTGTCAGCCAAAAACAGAACTGTAATCCATACATGAATCCATGGAATCTTGCAAACTGCAAAAATCTTTTACCATCTCTCTTTTTATTGCATGACAAGCTAAAAACGTTTGAAGAACAAAAGGATACATTAGTGAATACATTAGTGCATATGTCCATAGTGCATACATTAGTGCAAACTGTTAAGAAAAGCGATCAACGGAAATTACACAGCATAATGTGTAAAGATGCAACACTCAACTCTCATTCCTGGTAGACTGTACACTTGAGAATCAGTAAGATAATGTCATATGTCATTGAAAATTGTATGCCTAGGACCTCATCTTATGTGCAGCAGCAAGTTCAGCAGATATAATGAAGGTTGACTTTCCTGCTTCCCGGAGGTACTGTACATCTCCattcatgagcttcactagtTTTCTGCTTATAAGTAGGCTAATGCCTTCTTCAGATACGTTTCCATCTGTTCCAAACATCTGGTTCAGTAATCCTTCTGGAATCCCACTACCCCCATGTGATATCCTGATCCAACATATCAACTCAGCATTTGATGAGTGATACTCACTTGAGTTGTAAAACAAGCAACCCATTTATACAAGAAATCAGTGGATCAGATAGTCTTCGATCTTTATTAGATGTTATGGTACTACTCATTAGGCCTTGATCATTTATTCACTCTATGTAGCTGAGATTAGTGTACAGCTAAGGAAGTCCCTCAAAAAGTTTCAAAGATCACTAAAAGTTCCCTTTATTTTTGTGTTATTTTGGTGAGAACTGTTTGTTTGTAAGTAGAAACCAATGGTAAGAGTTAAAGCAGACATCAATACTATGAATTCAAAGCTGTACCTGAGTTCCAAATGTACGAGATGAACAGATTGTCCCAGCTGATCTTTTGTCAAATTAACTGCTACAGTAAGCTGGCCTCCGGTTGGCATATAATTAACCGACACTGACAAGAAATCAGCCAAGACTTGTTGAAGCCTAAGACTATCGCCATACAATGTCTCAGTCATGATCTCTTCATTTGCATCTTGGACAATCGGGATACTCTTGGCGTTGCTCTTAATCATGACTTGACTAATAGAGGCAACCAATACTTCATGCAAAGTGAACTCAACCATTTCCAGGTCCAAGTAGCTGTGAAATGgtcagaaaacaaaaagaaataattaGGTCACACCACATCACTGGCACTACGGACATATGGACAAAAGAAATCAAATACTCAAATAGCTTCTACAGAAAAGAATATGCTCAGATATATGAATTTAAGGGTGAATGCGCataataaattataaattgTTTCAGAGAAACTGATCCATGAAAAACTAATTACTATCAGTTAATGTAGCATGGGAATAAAGATGCAAACTTCTAAACCTCCGAGGAAATCAAGAATTTCATGAGGGAGTTACGTTAACATAAGGAAAATAATTTTCTGCAACTACAGGACTTTGTCATACCCATCAATGATGCTATCAAGATCAGAGTCGTCAAGTATTTTGCTGAGCTGCTGCTGGCACTGGGCACTGGTATGCACGAGCTTTTTTTGTTCTGCTCCCAACTCAGTACCCTCGATCATTTTCTGAGAAAATAGTATTCCAGATAAAGGATTCCTGATCTGCCTTTTAATATAAGCTAATGCTTTTAATCTCTTCATAGCGGTTTGTTCAGATAAGCGTTGGACATGAAGTGCTTGTTGCAATTCTGGGCTAGCAAGCTGCAAGAAGCAAAAGACCCCAGTGACTGCACCCTCACTGTCCAATTTCTTACTTACACACAACAAACATTCAGTGTACTTTCCACCTCGATTCCAGAAACCAAAAGGAATCTTTTCAGACACCTGACCAGTCATGGCGTGATTGATTACAACACCAAGATTTACAAAAGCTTCTTGATTCTTGAGAGGACAACAAGCCATGTTGATCCCAAAAACCTCCCCCAACAGCATTTTATCCATTACCTCCTCTCGTTTCCACCCAGTTAACTTAGTCATTGCTGGATTCCACTCAGAACACCAGCCAAATTCATCAGTGCCAAATATTGGGGGGATCAATGGACTTGGGTTTTGTACAATTGCTTTATAATCACCTTCAATGCGAGTGAACTTGTCCATCACAGTCTTCTGACCAGTGATATCTTGGGCCACAAAACACACTCCCACAACATTTTCATGAATATCTCTGCTTGCACAAGCATTCACAACTAATCTGATGGGACCAAAGTCAGTCCTAGCACCGTGTGTTTTTATCTCGAATTGGATGTTTTGTTCCTCTTTGCCtaccagaagcagaagaaaaagaatgaacTTAGCAGATCCAATggacaacaaaaaaataaaaaagaacatcTCTGTTGCAAGAATGGTGAATGAGTCCCCATTTCCACTCTTCACACCCACACGAAAGGGGGTGGAGAAGGGCGAAGGGAGAGGGGGTTGTCTCATGTGTGGAAGATATCTGTGATACTCATGGCAAGGCATACACAGATGTGCTTGGTTCACACATGCACATTTATAAATACCAATGCATGCAGATGGTCATTGCTAGTAAGCATTGACATTTAAGATGCCTAAATTTCAAACAGGGTTCATGACATACCTTGTAATGCCAACTCCAGCATCCTTTCCACCATGCTAGTTGAAGATTCTTCCACAAGTGTGAGTAAATTCTTTCCAATTGCTTCATCAACAGGAAGACCAGTTAACTCGGAAATTTTTGTGTTCCACCCATTAACTGACCCATCAACATCAACTGCCAAAATTGGCACTGTTGCTGTTTCAATCAACCGGACCATCTCACCTGTCACTGCTTCCAGTTCTTGCATCCCATCAACTTTCAGGTCACTAAGCCTCATCTGGATTCCACTGTTGTTTACATCCATGGTTCCCACATCCTTGAATGCATTCCTCAGAATAAGCTGCAAAGAATGAATTGCATCCATTTCATAGTCCTTCCAAGGTAAGCTCCTTGTCTTCACAACTTCAAGGAAAGCCTTGAATGATGATCTGGGGTGCATTTTCCAGCCATCGTCCTTCTCATCCGGGTCATGTTTTGCACCACCCCATCGGATTTCTGCAGCAGTGTGGGATCGGAACCAAAAAATTGTGTCCTTGGAAGTTATCTTCACAGCTGCCATTCCACACACTACATCACCAAGAGCGAGAGCCCCAGGGAAACCCGCGTCATACAAGCTATCTGTACTCAAACCTGTGGAATCCATATGGCACTCAGTGAGCCACAAGGATATGTCCTGAATCTGGAAGTCACTTGGAGTTAATCCAAGTCTCCATATCTTGTTCTTGTATAGCAGGGCAGCCCCATCACATTTCACTAGATCCATAATATTAGGGGTTTGTGACACTATACCCAAAGGAGCATCGCGCAAAAGCATATCACACAACAGCGTTTGGGTACGCAGGATGTTCTTTTCAATAATCTGATCCTCCAACTCTAATTCCTTATTCACATGGATGGCAAACACTTGAGCTAGAAACTCACAGGCATATCTGAGAGGGAAAGGGACAAACCTTGGAGTTGTGTTATGACATACTACTAAACCCCACAGTCTCTTTCTCTTTTGAGTCTGCGCAGCATCAGGACCGGCAACCTCATCATCCGCTTCCCCTTCATTGACCACTACTGCCATAACAAGAGAAGCAATGGAATTCATGTTATCCATATATTGCAAATGGCAACTATGTGGGGCTCTGAGGGTTGAACCACACAATGTTAGATCCAAAGGAAGCTTCTCATCTTGAAGGACCTTGACATTTTTAGCACGACAGTCAACAATCATACGGACCTTATTCTTCATAAACAGGAACCGTGAAGCTTGAGGTATATCAGTGGATGGATAATGCAAACCCAGATATGGCTCCAGGCCAGGCTTCGTAAGCTCTGCAATAACTTCCCCATGATCATCATCATGAAATTTATAGGCCATCACCCTGTCATAACCAGTGAGCTCAAAAACCTCTTGAACCATTGTATCACAAAGCCTCTCCAGGCTCCCACTAGGCAAAGACTGCAATCGTGCAATTGCTTTGGCTGCAAGTTTGTATGATTGCAGAGCTCCAGCAGCAGTCATGGGGACTTCATAAGGCTTCACCGGTTCAAAATCAATGACCAAGCTACCTGTTACCCGGTGGACTATAGCATAGAAAGGCTTTCCAGACGACTTGCAATGGACTAAGATGGGATTTAAGAGAGAAACCTCCCCGAACCCGAGGGCCTTATGCAATGCAGAGGCACTAGGGCCTGTGAAAATTGTTCTCACATCTGTTCCTATGCCAAGAACTGGGTGGTCCCCAACACTTGGGACGGCATGACTAACCATAGTCAGCATTTCAGGGGCATTCTCACTGTATGCAATGACCCTAA
This region includes:
- the LOC133720945 gene encoding glutamate--tRNA ligase, cytoplasmic produces the protein MELKSLSFPADNPPLSVLAAAKLAGISLPTDASLAPDSPPVLHFSDGRNLRGVSALLRYFGRVSNLCGGDAFQDAQIVEWLEFAPVLSVGSAFEDACKHLDEYLGSRTFLVDHSFSIADIAIWSGLAGAGLRWESLRKSKKYQNLTRWYGSILAEHGDALNQVTGAYVGKKGSAKSKENPASQQSKGVNGDVVKAGTNRGTFEVDLPEAEVGKVKLRFAPEPSGYLHIGHSKAALLNQYFAQRYQGQVIVRFDDTNPAKESNEFVDNLLKDIETLGIKYETVTHTSNYFPELMEMAKKLIKEGKAYVDDTPREEMQKQRMDGIESKCRNHSIEENEKLWEEMIAGSERGLQCCVRGKLDMQDPNKSLRDPVYYRCNPMPHHRKEIGSKYKVYPTYDFACPFVDSIEGITHALRSSEYHDRNAQYYRIQDDMGLRRVHLYEFSRLNMVYTLLSKRKLLWFVQNEKVNGWDDPRFPTVQGIVRRGLKVEALIQFILEQGASKNLNLMEWDKLWTINKKIIDPVCPRHTAVIEEGRVLLTLSNGPEKPFVRIIPRHKKYEGAGEKATTFTRSIWIDRADAELISVDEEVTLMDWGNAIVKKIEKDQDGNLALTGVLHLEGSVKTTKLKLTWLPEIDELVKLSLMEFDYLITKKKLEEGEDFLDVLNPCTEKETAALGDSNMRNLKRGDVLQLERKGYFRCDVPYLRPSKPIVLFAIPDGRQQAGLK
- the LOC133720244 gene encoding phytochrome A-2, which gives rise to MSSSRPSHSSSNSGRSRHTARVIAQTTIDAKLHADFEESGSSFDYSSSVRVSSSVAGDQQPRSDKVTTAYLHHIQKGKLIQPFGCLLALDDKTFRVIAYSENAPEMLTMVSHAVPSVGDHPVLGIGTDVRTIFTGPSASALHKALGFGEVSLLNPILVHCKSSGKPFYAIVHRVTGSLVIDFEPVKPYEVPMTAAGALQSYKLAAKAIARLQSLPSGSLERLCDTMVQEVFELTGYDRVMAYKFHDDDHGEVIAELTKPGLEPYLGLHYPSTDIPQASRFLFMKNKVRMIVDCRAKNVKVLQDEKLPLDLTLCGSTLRAPHSCHLQYMDNMNSIASLVMAVVVNEGEADDEVAGPDAAQTQKRKRLWGLVVCHNTTPRFVPFPLRYACEFLAQVFAIHVNKELELEDQIIEKNILRTQTLLCDMLLRDAPLGIVSQTPNIMDLVKCDGAALLYKNKIWRLGLTPSDFQIQDISLWLTECHMDSTGLSTDSLYDAGFPGALALGDVVCGMAAVKITSKDTIFWFRSHTAAEIRWGGAKHDPDEKDDGWKMHPRSSFKAFLEVVKTRSLPWKDYEMDAIHSLQLILRNAFKDVGTMDVNNSGIQMRLSDLKVDGMQELEAVTGEMVRLIETATVPILAVDVDGSVNGWNTKISELTGLPVDEAIGKNLLTLVEESSTSMVERMLELALQGKEEQNIQFEIKTHGARTDFGPIRLVVNACASRDIHENVVGVCFVAQDITGQKTVMDKFTRIEGDYKAIVQNPSPLIPPIFGTDEFGWCSEWNPAMTKLTGWKREEVMDKMLLGEVFGINMACCPLKNQEAFVNLGVVINHAMTGQVSEKIPFGFWNRGGKYTECLLCVSKKLDSEGAVTGVFCFLQLASPELQQALHVQRLSEQTAMKRLKALAYIKRQIRNPLSGILFSQKMIEGTELGAEQKKLVHTSAQCQQQLSKILDDSDLDSIIDGYLDLEMVEFTLHEVLVASISQVMIKSNAKSIPIVQDANEEIMTETLYGDSLRLQQVLADFLSVSVNYMPTGGQLTVAVNLTKDQLGQSVHLVHLELRISHGGSGIPEGLLNQMFGTDGNVSEEGISLLISRKLVKLMNGDVQYLREAGKSTFIISAELAAAHKMRS